AAAAAGAGATTTTTTATCTTTAGTTGATCTATCCGCAAAAGAAATTAATTCCATTCTGGAATTATCGCAAAAGCTCAAAAAGGAAAAGAAAAACAAAAAAATACTGGAAGGCAAAGCGTTTGGCCTGATCTTTGAAAAACCCAGTACCCGAACATATGTTTCCTTTGATATAGCAATCAATGACCTGGGTGGGCACTCAGTTACGCTACCCGTAACATCACTTGG
The nucleotide sequence above comes from Candidatus Margulisiibacteriota bacterium. Encoded proteins:
- a CDS encoding ornithine carbamoyltransferase (catalyzes the formation of L-citrulline from carbamoyl phosphate and L-ornithine in arginine biosynthesis and degradation); this encodes MKKRDFLSLVDLSAKEINSILELSQKLKKEKKNKKILEGKAFGLIFEKPSTRTYVSFDIAINDLGGHSVTLPVTSLG